In a single window of the Podospora pseudocomata strain CBS 415.72m chromosome 2 map unlocalized CBS415.72m_2, whole genome shotgun sequence genome:
- a CDS encoding uncharacterized protein (antiSMASH:Cluster_1): protein MIVIRSRSYASILRRTAQSFMICSLCLSEPHAISLASHSRFQPSSSRLWFGLASRACRAPPRGHHLIMFPSRMKIAIFLHHRAFLSHSCLTEVDPDSKNQLRI, encoded by the exons ATGATCGTCATCCGATCTCGCTCATATGCATCTATACTCAGAAGAACTGCTCAGAGTTTCATGATCTGCAGCTTATGTCTTTCAGAACCACATGCCATATCAT TGGCAAGCCACAGCCGTTTTCAACCATCTTCCTCTAGACTTTGGTTCGGCCTCGCGTCGCGAGCATGTAGAGCCCCACCCCGAGGTCACCATCTTATCATGTTCCCATCTCGAATGAAGATTGCCATATTCCTTCATCATCGCGCATTTTTGTCTCATTCATGCCTGACAGAAGTTGACCCCGACTCCAAGAATCAGTTGAGAATTTGA
- the PaPKS1 gene encoding Polyketide synthase (antiSMASH:Cluster_1; SMCOG1093:Beta-ketoacyl synthase; EggNog:ENOG503NWH8; COG:I), which produces MADKLAFLLFGDQSLDTHGFLAEFFRQEKQGILAKAFLEQAGHELRKEVEKLPRVERSRLPIFRTLQQLNERYYAQKLKHPGIDGALLCISQLAHYIDHAEKNFEDVTRHDSTHLVGLCSGLFAASAIASTPSLSALVPVAVQAVLLAFRTGSYVHTLGDRLCPANEQSESWTYIFPGLKEDDATAALESFHRENGIPQASRAYVSAASASSLAISGPPTTLRLLVAKGRLSAKPTSIPVYGPYHAAHLHASANIDKILHLDDPEVVDAFYNTRPRSAVMSCTSGTWFAATDTRTLIKSVVFEILNETLMFNKVLDGCLERARQFKGDSCLILPLGPTQNAATLANLLKSQTDLEVILRKPPAVSPESTSSTIGNHGSVGRCKLAIVGMAGRFPDAASHEKLWELLEKGLDVHRVVPADRFDVKSHYDPTGKIMNTSHTPYGCWIENPGFFDPRFFNMSPREALQTDPMQRMALTTAYEALEMSGYVPNRTPTTRLDRIGTFYGQTSDDWRELNAAQEVDTYYITGGVRAFGPGRINYHFGFSGPSLNIDTACSSSAAAMNVACSSLWARDCDTAIVGGLSCMTNPDIFSGLSRGQFLSKKGPCATFDNEADGYCRGDGCASVVVKRLEDAEAEGDRILAVILGTATNHSADAISITHPHGPTQSVLSRQILDEAGVDPLDVDYVEMHGTGTQAGDGTEMVSVTNVFAPAERKRPANRPLYLGAVKANVGHGEAASGVTALCKVLMMLQKNAIPPHVGIKQGSVINKTFPKDLSERNVNIAFHTTPFRRKDGKPRRVFINNFSAAGGNTGLLLEDAPQRPKATADPRSHHVVTLTGKSKAAMIRNAERLVGWMERNPETPLSHVAYTTTARKIQHYWRMNVVASDLDEAKSAISTRLKENFVPVLPEQPKVAFMFTGQGSHYPALGKEFYEHYSVFRQNIDEFDRIAQIHGFPSFLPLIDGSESDVSKLSPVVVQLGLACFEMALARLWISWGIRPAVVLGHSLGEYAALEVAGVLSASDAIYLVGARAQLLVEKCTAGTHAMLATMGSVETIMDALGVKATGVNVACINGPRETVLSGESSEMAEIAQHLTGAGFKCTQLRVPFAFHSAQVDAILDDFEKLAKSVQFNTPKVPIISPLLGKMVENEPITPGYLRNHAREAVNFLGGLVSAQQSGAIDEKTVWLEVGPHPVLAGMVKASFGVATIAVPTLRRNEGCYRTLSSSLCTLHTAGLNIDFNEFHRDFSESVRLLDLPSYSFDEKNYWLQYTGDWCLSKNRVGTQAGPKAIEAPKPKLATTTVQKITKEEVNGDVVILETESELCQPELRNVVSGHLVNGAPLCPSSLYGDMAMTACQYAYKLVRPGTEKIGTNVAHMEVPKTLIFNDTAKSHILRMTINANARTGQADIVFHTGDGAKRTDHAICKVYFGELEDWQNEFDRVAYLIKTRIDSLKAAEQRGEASKIGRGLAYKLFGALVDYNRRYQGMEEVILDSKTCEATAKIRFQTTPEDGNYVFSPYHIDSSCHISGFIINGTDAVDSREQVFISHGWGSMRFTEVPQANKEYRSYIRMQPIKGSKMYAGDAYVFDGDKVIGITGDIKFQAIPRKVLNMMLPPRGTAISSGPARAAPAAKAAPVKAAPAKKKKETVTPANIGKVNQKLKGVVSQVMDILAKEVGCSHDELADNIAFTDLGVDSLMSLTVSGRIREEMDLDLHSNAFVDHPTIGVFKIYLAQFEKSGVQASMSSSESDNSDDESPEIDSDSNVTTPLDESETDSLKGDGMKNESGSSSSELQSIVRNTIAGEMQVEVDEILAAPDLANLGMDSLMSLSILGTLREKTGLTIPSDLFVSNPSLKDVERALGIVDAPKPRPAAPKQSKQQAPAPKTAQHPRIGIEQPCPPKPPRPTNIVDDYPNRKASSVLLSGSHRTATKHLFMIPDGSGSATSYTEIADVGGDWAVWGLFSPFMKTPEEYKCGVYGMASKFIEEMKRRQPQGPYSLAGWSAGGVIAYEIVSQLVKAGDEVEHLIIIDAPCPVTIEPLPEGLHAWFASIGLLGDGDDKKIPPWLLPHFAASVSALSNYDAEPIPKEKCPKVTTIWCEDGVCKLPTDPRPEPYPKGHALFLLDNRTDFGPNRWDEYLDVNKMQFRHMPGNHFSMMHDDQAKQLGSFIREVLL; this is translated from the exons ATGGCTGACAAGTTGGCATTCCTTCTCTTCGGAGACCAGTCTCTTGATACCCACGGCTTCCTCGCCGAGTTCTTTCGCCAGGAGAAACAGGGTATACTCGCAAAGGCCTTCTTGGAGCAAGCCGGGCACGAATTGAGGAAGGAAGTTGAGAAGTTGCCTCGAGTGGAACGATCACGACTGCCGATTTTCCGAACTCTTCAGCAACTAAACGAGAGATACTACGCCCAGAAGCTCAAGCACCCAGGAATCGATGGGGCGTTGTTGTGTATATCTCAACTGGCACACTACATCGA CCACGCAGAGAAGAACTTCGAGGATGTGACCCGGCATGATAGCACCCACCTTGTCGGTCTCTGCTCTGGGCTGTTTGCCGCCTCTGCCATTGCATCGACACCATCCCTGTCAGCCTTGGTACCTGTGGCCGTCCAGGCTGTCCTTCTCGCCTTCAGGACTGGGTCGTACGTTCACACACTGGGAGACCGATTATGTCCTGCCAATGAGCAATCAGAGAGCTGGACATACATCTTCCCAGGGCTCAAGGAGGACGATGCCACGGCTGCCCTCGAGAGTTTCCATCGCGAAAAT GGCATTCCCCAGGCGAGCCGTGCCTATGTCAGTGCCGCCTCCGCCAGCAGCCTCGCCATTTCTGGGCCGCCCACCACGCTCAGACTCTTGGTTGCCAAGGGCAGGCTGTCAGCCAAGCCGACGTCGATTCCAGTCTACGGCCCGTATCATGCCGCTCATCTACACGCCTCCGCCAACATCGACAAGATTCTGCATTTAGATGATCCGGAAGTGGTCGATGCCTTCTACAACACTCGGCCACGGTCGGCGGTTATGTCATGCACATCGGGGACTTGGTTCGCGGCGACGGATACGCGGACGCTGATCAAATCAGTCGTGTTTGAAATTCTCAATGAGACTCTGATGTTTAACAAGGTCCTCGACGGGTGTCTCGAGCGGGCGCGCCAGTTCAAGGGAGATAGCTGTCTCATTTTGCCGCTGGGCCCCACTCAAAATGCCGCGACGCTCGCGAATCTTCTCAAGTCTCAGACAGACTTGGAGGTCATTCTCCGCAAGCCGCCTGCTGTGTCACCGGAGAGCACGTCCTCGACAATCGGGAACCATGGGTCGGTGGGAAGGTGCAAGTTGGCCATTGTCGGCATGGCAGGTCGCTTCCCTGATGCTGCCAGCCACGAGAAGCTCTGggagctgttggagaaggGCCTGGATGTCCACCGTGTGGTCCCGGCGGATCGCTTTGATGTCAAGTCTCACTATGATCCCACCGGAAAGATCATGAACACCAGTCACACGCCCTATGGCTGCTGGATTGAGAACCCCGGGTTTTTCGACCCTCGGTTTTTCAACATGTCGCCCCGTGAAGCGCTCCAGACCGATCCCATGCAGCGCATGGCCTTGACCACGGCCTATGAAGCTCTCGAGATGTCTGGCTATGTGCCGAACCGGACGCCAACTACCCGCCTTGACCGCATCGGCACCTTTTACGGCCAGACATCTGATGACTGGCGTGAACTGAATGCGGCCCAGGAGGTCGACACCTACTACATCACGGGTGGTGTGCGTGCTTTCGGCCCCGGACGCATCAACTACCACTTTGGTTTCAGCGGACCCAGTCTCAACATTGATACTGCCTGCTCGTCCAGTGCCGCGGCTATGAACGTCGCTTGCTCCTCTCTGTGGGCTCGGGACTGTGACACTGCCATTGTCGGTGGGTTGTCGTGCATGACCAACCCGGACATTTTCTCCGGTCTCAGCAGAGGACAATTCCTGTCCAAGAAGGGACCTTGCGCTACTTTCGACAACGAGGCTGACGGCTACTGCCGTGGTGACGGTTGCGCCTCTGTGGTCGTCAAGCGTTTGGAGGATGCCGAAGCTGAGGGTGACAGAATCCTTGCTGTCATCTTGGGTACGGCCACCAACCACTCTGCTGatgccatctccatcactCATCCTCACGGACCCACGCAGTCTGTCCTTTCTCGCCAGATTCTTGACGAGGCTGGTGTGGATCCCCTTGATGTCGACTATGTTGAAATGCACGGAACCGGCACTCAAGCTGGCGATGGTACCGAGATGGTGTCTGTCACCAATGTCTTTGCCCCCGCAGAGCGCAAGAGACCTGCCAACAGACCTCTCTATCTCGGtgccgtcaaggccaatGTCGGTCACGGAGAGGCTGCTTCTGGTGTGACTGCTCTGTGCAAGGTGCTCATGATGCTCCAAAAGAATGCCATCCCACCCCACGTGGGTATCAAGCAGGGCTCCGTCATCAACAAGACTTTCCCCAAGGATTTGTCTGAGCGCAACGTCAACATTGccttccacaccacccccttcagaAGAAAGGATGGCAAGCCCAGACgcgtcttcatcaacaacttcaGTGCCGCTGGCGGTAACACTGGCTTGCTTCTTGAAGATGCGCCTCAGCGCCCTAAGGCCACCGCCGATCCCCGCAGCCACCACGTTGTCACCCTCACCGGCAAGTCAAAGGCTGCCATGATCCGTAATGCGGAACGCCTCGTTGGCTGGATGGAGAGGAACCCCGAGACGCCGCTGTCTCATGTGGcctacaccaccactgccagaAAGATTCAGCACTACTGGCGCATGAACGTCGTTGCCAGTGACCTCGACGAGGCGAAGTCGGCCATTTCTACCCGCCTCAAGGAGAACTTCGTCCCTGTTCTCCCTGAGCAGCCCAAGGTTGCCTTCATGTTCACTGGCCAGGGATCTCACTACCCCGCCCTCGGCAAAGAGTTCTATGAGCACTACTCGGTCTTCCGTCAGAACATTGACGAGTTTGACCGCATTGCTCAGATCCATGGCTTCCCATCATTCTTGCCCCTGATTGACGGCAGCGAGTCTGATGTCTCCAAGCTGTCTCCAGTGGTTGTGCAGCTTGGCCTGGCCTGCTTCGAGATGGCTCTTGCCCGCTTGTGGATATCTTGGGGTATCCGCCCTGCTGTGGTCCTTGGCCACAGTCTGGGTGAGTATGCTGCTCTCGAGGTGGCTGGTGTTCTTTCCGCCAGCGATGCCATCTACCTCGTCGGCGCGCGTGCCCAGCTCCTTGTTGAGAAGTGCACCGCCGGCACCCATGCTATGCTTGCCACCATGGGCTCTGTCGAGACCATCATGGACGCTCTTGGTGTGAAGGCCACTGGTGTCAATGTCGCCTGCATCAATGGCCCTCGCGAGACTGTTCTCAGCGGCGAGTCTAGCGAGATGGCTGAGATTGCCCAACACCTCACCGGCGCCGGCTTCAAGTGCACTCAGCTCCGTGTGCCCTTCGCCTTCCACTCGGCCCAGGTTGACGCCATCCTGGACGACTTTGAGAAGCTCGCCAAGTCTGTACAgttcaacacccccaaggTGCCCATCATTTCGCCCCTTCTTGGCAAGATGGTCGAGAACGAGCCCATCACGCCTGGCTATCTTCGCAACCATGCCCGTGAGGCCGTCAACTTTCTCGGTGGCCTGGTTTCTGCTCAGCAGTCTGGTGCCATTGACGAAAAGACTGTCTGGCTCGAGGTCGGCCCTCACCCAGTGTTGGCTGGTATGGTCAAGGCTTCTTTCGGCGTTGCCACCATTGCGGTCCCGACTCTTCGTCGCAACGAGGGTTGCTACAGGACTCTGTCCTCCAGCTTGTGCACTCTGCACACCGCTGGTCTAAACATCGACTTCAACGAGTTCCACCGTGACTTCAGCGAATCGGTTCGCCTGCTTGATTTGCCCAGCTACTCGTTCGATGAGAAGAACTACTGGCTGCAGTACACTGGCGACTGGTGCTTGTCCAAGAACCGCGTCGGAACCCAGGCTGGTCCCAAGGCCATCGAggcccccaagcccaagctgGCCACCACGACCGTTCAGAAGatcaccaaggaggaggtcaacgGCGACGTTGTCATCCTCGAGACCGAGTCCGAGCTTTGCCAACCAGAGCTTCGCAACGTGGTCTCTGGTCACTTGGTCAACGGTGCTCCTCTGTGCCCATCTTCGCTCTATGGCGACATGGCCATGACCGCATGCCAGTACGCTTACAAGCTGGTACGGCCCGGGACCGAGAAAATCGGCACCAATGTGGCACACATGGAAGTTCCCAAGACGTTGATCTTCAACGACACCGCAAAGAGCCACATACTGCGCATGACTATCAACGCCAATGCTAGGACCGGCCAGGCCGACATTGTCTTCCACACTGGTGATGGCGCCAAGAGAACCGACCATGCTATCTGCAAGGTCTACTTCGGTGAGCTCGAGGACTGGCAGAACGAGTTTGACCGTGTTGCCTACTTGATCAAGACCCGCATCGACTCACTCAAGGCGGCTGAGCAGCGTGGTGAGGCTTCCAAGATTGGCCGCGGGCTTGCTTACAAGCTCTTCGGTGCTCTTGTCGACTACAACCGCAGATATCAGGGCATGGAGGAGGTCATTTTAGACAGCAAGACTTGCGAGGCTACTGCCAAGATCCGCTTCCAGACTACGCCGGAGGATGGCAACTACGTTTTCAGCCCGTACCACATCGACAGTTCTTGCCACATCTCCGGTTTCATCATCAACGGAACTGACGCCGTCGACTCCCGTGAGCAGGTGTTCATCTCTCACGGTTGGGGTTCGATGAGGTTCACCGAGGTTCCTCAGGCCAACAAGGAGTATCGCAGCTACATCCGCATGCAGCCCATCAAGGGCTCCAAGATGTATGCCGGTGATGCCTACGTTTTCGACGGCGACAAGGTCATCGGTATCACGGGTGACATCAAATTCCAAGCAATCCCTCGCAAGGTCCTCAACATGATGCTGCCTCCTCGCGGCACTGCTATTTCCAGCGGACCTGCCCGTGCTGCTCCtgcggccaaggctgcccCGGTCAAGGCTGCTcccgccaagaagaagaaggagactGTCACCCCCGCCAACATTGGCAAGGTGAACCAGAAGCTCAAGGGTGTTGTCTCCCAGGTCATGGATATCCTTGCCAAGGAGGTCGGTTGCAGCCAcgatgagcttgccgacaACATCGCCTTCACAGATCTTGGTGTTGACTCTCTGATGTCCTTGACTGTCAGCGGTCGCATCCGTGAGGAGATGGACCTGGATCTTCACTCCAATGCCTTTGTTGACCACCCCACTATTGGCGTCTTCAAGATATACTTGGCTCAATTTGAGAAATCTGGCGTCCAGGCGAGCATGTCTTCCAGCGAATCCGACAACTCTGATGATGAGTCACCTGAGATTGATTCCGACTCCAACGTCACCACTCCTCTTGATGAGAGTGAGACAGACTCTCTCAAGGGTGATGGTATGAAGAACGAGTCTGGGTCCTCTAGCAGCGAGCTTCAGAGCATCGTTCGTAACACCATTGCTGGTGAGATgcaggtcgaggttgacgagaTCCTCGCTGCCCCCGACCTTGCCAACCTTGGCATGGACTCGTTGATGAGCTTGTCTATCCTCGGTACACTCCGTGAGAAGACCGGTCTGACGATCCCATCTGATCTCTTTGTCTCCAACCCATCTCTCAAGGATGTTGAGCGTGCCTTGGGCATCGTTGATGCCCCCAAGCCTCGCCCTGCTGCCCCTAAGCAGTCAAAGCAGCAGGCTCCCGCTCCCAAGACCGCTCAGCACCCCCGCATTGGCATTGAGCAGCCCTGCCCTCCCAAGCCTCCCAGACCTACCAACATTGTCGATGACTACCCGAACCGCAAGGCTTCCTCGGTTCTTCTCTCAGGCAGCCACCGCACCGCCACGAAGCATCTCTTCATGATTCCTGATGGCTCCGGTTCCGCTACATCTTACACTGAGATCGCCGACGTGGGAGGTGACTGGGCTGTCTGGGGTCTCTTCTCCCCATTCATGAAGACCCCTGAGGAATACAAGTGCGGTGTATATGGCATGGCCTCCAAGTTCATTGAGGAGATGAAGCGTCGTCAGCCGCAGGGCCCATACTCCCTTGCCGGTTGGTCCGCGGGTGGTGTCATCGCCTACGAGATCGTCTCCCAGCTGGTCAAGGCtggtgacgaggttgagcACCTGATTATTATCGATGCTCCTTGCCCCGTCACCATCGAGCCCCTCCCCGAGGGACTCCACGCTTGGTTCGCCTCCATCGGCCTCCTCGGTGACggcgacgacaagaagatcCCCCCTTGGCTCCTGCCCCACTTCGCTGCCAGTGTTTCGGCGCTGAGCAACTACGACGCGGAGCCCATTCCCAAGGAGAAGTGTCCCAAGGTGACGACCATCTGGTGCGAGGACGGTGTGTGCAAGCTGCCCACCGACCCCCGACCAGAACCATATCCCAAGGGACACGCCCTCTTCCTGTTGGACAACCGGACAGACTTTGGTCCCAACAGGTGGGACGAGTACTTGGATGTGAACAAGATGCAGTTCAGACACATGCCAGGGAACCACTTCTCGATGATGCATGATGATCAG GCCAAGCAACTCGGAAGCTTCATCCGCGAAGTGCTTTTGTAA